The Syngnathus scovelli strain Florida chromosome 18, RoL_Ssco_1.2, whole genome shotgun sequence genomic interval AATAGAACCTCtttcaatatgaaaagatcctTATAGACAGTTATCAAACAGAGTATGTACAAAggcataaatacataaatatttgtggtaaaaaaataaataagatttctctataaacattttttttacccaGTTGCTTCACTGGGCGGGACACTGGCTTCCTGTACGGCATCTTGGGATTGCGGCGTCGCGGCGGTCGACGACGACGTGGTGAAAATTCCTTCGTCTTCCAGAGATACGACGGCTGGGAAAGATGCCAGCTCTGCATTTCGAAAGAGAGAAAAGCGTCAGGAGGGatcggggggggttagggttagcacaTGAAGGCAACCATGACGTCTTCTTACTGTGTTACAAGTGAGCACTGGCTATAGTTGCATCGTAAAAGATACAAAAGTTCAATGAAGTAGAAGTCATTAAACGGAGAAAAACCATTTAGtaccatttgtttttttctcttttgttaAAATGTCTGAAAAATGTACTTTGGGAAAGCTCTTCTCCTGCCCCGTCCCCGTCCGGTGTGGACTCTTGCTGGCCGTCCAGGTGACGGGAAGACCCCAGTAGCTGCAGCGAGGAATCATCAACCGACTCAAACATCTGCTCGTGGTGCTCAGaatcactgagaaaacaaatcaGTCATGGGTTTGAAGGTTATCCCAGGTCAGCTGGCGTCTGTACGTTACGTACCTGGGGCAGAAGTGGTACCCGTTGGCCAGTCCCTGCTGCGGTAATAACCTGTTGCACTCCATGCCCATGTCTACCTCCTCCTACAACAAATGACACCCCATCAATACAAGCTCCACCCCTACCCCACAAGTTGTCAAGTACCTGATGGAGCCCTGGTAGCCCGTGAGCCAGGTGCCCGTGGTGGGCTTTGCCGTTGTGCTCGCTGGGAGGGTAAAGTGCGTGCGGGACGGCGAGGTGGCCGTCGGCGGGGCAGCGCCTCGCCAGGGCCAGACCCTGCAAGGGCACCATGGTGTACTGGCACGGCGACGACACGGGGGCGGCCGCGGCCACGGCCGGGAAGCACAAGTCTGACGTTTGTTCTGGGTACAAAAAAGGCCCCTTGTTAAttaataattttgcaaaaaaatcATTACAAATCCATTCGACAGAATCATTACTCTGCTTGGCCCAGGCCCTCCACAGGCAGAAGGGGATGAAGACGACAATAATGAAGACAAAGGCGCCCAGGACCACCACGATCAGGTAGGGCAGGTCGCCGGGCCGGGGCACCAGGCCGCCCGAGCGGCCCGTCTCCCGCTCGGGGCCCTCGGAGGGGACGGGCCTGTGATGGTGGGGGCGGGCCTTGGTCTCCAGGATGACCACATTGCCAAAGTCGCTCTCGCCCTTCTCGTTGAAGCTCTGCATCTTGATGTCGTACGCCGTTTCGGGCTGCAGGTCGCCGATGGAGTGCCAGTAGCGGTCGCCCTCCACCACGTCCTTCTTGTAGTCGCTGTCGTTGTCGCTGTCCGTGGGCCGGTAGTAGATGTAGAAGCCGTAGATGGGAGTGTTGTTCACCGGAGTGTACTGCGGAAATTAGGAAAGaaagggaaaaatgaaaaacaggaattgaattgaattgaagtCGAAACAATCCAAAAGTCCTTACCGTCCACTTGAGAATGACGGTGGTCTCATTGATGGCTTCGTTGTAGGTGATGTAGGGTCCGTCTACGGGGCGTTCGTGGGTCCTCCCGCCCACCACCGTGTAAGCCTTGGAGGGGGCGCTGGGTGGGCTGGACCCGATCACGTTGACCGCCACCACTCGGAACTTGTAGGACGTCCCTATGGGCGGCGACCAAAGCGTTAAGCGCATTTGCGTTCAAACCGTGGCCATCCAGTGGGCTGACCTTTCTCCAGGCCGGTGATCTCCACCGAGAGCCGCGAGGGCGGGATGTTCTCCACCGCTGTCAGCCAGTCTTCGCCCGCCTTCTTCACCTTCTTGTATTCCACGCGGAACGACTGGATGGGGAAGCCACGGTTGCCGCGCGGGATCCACGCCACGTACGCTGACGTCTCCGTGGCCGTGGACACCGTCGGCTTGTCCGGCGCCTCGGGAGCTGCACCCGAGTCAAGAACAGATGAGGACTTGTTTTACTCATTATCTGccatgatgacttttttttttccccccaaacaaATATACTGTATGACGACAAATATTGCACATTTTCAGCAAGTTAGGTTTAGTTTGAAAGAAACTTACTGAGAGCTCATCCAGAAGACAGAagtgaaagagagactgagaaaagtGGATGTTAGTAGTCAAGAAGGACATACAAGTTAATAGCGTGCGCCAACGGAGCAGGGCGACACTCACGCAAGAGGCTTGGCGACGGAACAGCGGGAGTTTTGGGCAGATCGTTATGACCTCCCAATCCTTTACGACCTGAAAGACACAAAACCAAATTTCAAGAGCAAACTTTGGTTAGCCCACGTGTTAGCCTGAAGCTAGCAAGCATAGCGGAGCTACCTTTCCCAGTCCTGAAGGTCATCATGGCCGGCTGGCCCAAGCCGGCGCAGTTCTTGGCCGCCATCTCCACCTCGTACAGGCTGTCTGGCTGCAGCTTGGCCAGCGTCAGCTTGTGCAGGGAGCCCGAGATGCTGCTGGACGTCCACTCGGCCGACGGGTCGCCCACCTGACAAGTGGCGTGCGGTgctttttcatttcaaatgcCCTCGGGTACCTACcgatcgctcgctcgctcgcacacgGTAACCACTTTCTTACCTTCCTGTACTTGATCATGTACTCCAGAACGGGGGCTCCCCGCTCGTGCCGCGGCCTCCACGTGAGCTCGTAGTAGTCGGCTCTGCCCGTGCGAGGCTGGCTGAGGATGACGGGCGCCTCAGCCGGCAGAATCTGACCCGGGAGCGCCGCGCAGTCCAGAGGCAGCGTGGCCCCTGCCGCCCCGGGCCTCACGGGCGGCTGCTCCCTCAGAACTTTGTCCGGGCTGAGCGGGCGAAAGATGGAGGGCAGCTTGCCCCTGGATGTGATCCCTGGGAGGGAAGACAAAGCGGCATAAGTCCCGCTGCGGCGGGCGGCCGGACACATCGGGGGTAATCCACAACAAGAAATAAGCGGCTCACCGGTGGATACGGCGATGAGTCGAGCGGATGCCTGCGAGCTGCCCACGCCGTTTTCCGCCACGCACTGGTACAAGCCCTCGTCCTGCGGGCCCACGTTGGAGACGCGCAGCATGCGGGGCGTGAGGCGGTGTCGTGGCGACGGCGACAAGG includes:
- the boc gene encoding brother of CDO translates to MSGKRDWTTWMRKRSTPVLCALGAVLLCCLQSSASVSDEVPEFTEEPSSVVQKLGGSVSLRCAARPASASISWRLNGRQLTDGDLGVALGPAGLFIATLSNVTLGRYRCVATTGVGALASVPADVTAAKLRDFEPDDQQEIEVDEGNTAVIECHLPESQPKAQVRYSVKQEWLETSKGNYLIMPSGNLQIANATREDEGPYKCAAYNPVTQEVKTSSSADRLRIRRSTSEAARIIYPPASRSIMVTRGQRLVLECVASGIPTPHVTWAKDGQDLRVHNNTRFLLSNLLIAAAAEGDSGTYACRADNGVGAASVAATVLYDVQVFEPPQVAVELQQQEVSLGETVRFTCQVRGKPAPAVTWLHNAIPLSPSPRHRLTPRMLRVSNVGPQDEGLYQCVAENGVGSSQASARLIAVSTGITSRGKLPSIFRPLSPDKVLREQPPVRPGAAGATLPLDCAALPGQILPAEAPVILSQPRTGRADYYELTWRPRHERGAPVLEYMIKYRKVGDPSAEWTSSSISGSLHKLTLAKLQPDSLYEVEMAAKNCAGLGQPAMMTFRTGKGRKGLGGHNDLPKTPAVPSPSLLPPEAPDKPTVSTATETSAYVAWIPRGNRGFPIQSFRVEYKKVKKAGEDWLTAVENIPPSRLSVEITGLEKGTSYKFRVVAVNVIGSSPPSAPSKAYTVVGGRTHERPVDGPYITYNEAINETTVILKWTYTPVNNTPIYGFYIYYRPTDSDNDSDYKKDVVEGDRYWHSIGDLQPETAYDIKMQSFNEKGESDFGNVVILETKARPHHHRPVPSEGPERETGRSGGLVPRPGDLPYLIVVVLGAFVFIIVVFIPFCLWRAWAKQKQTSDLCFPAVAAAAPVSSPCQYTMVPLQGLALARRCPADGHLAVPHALYPPSEHNGKAHHGHLAHGLPGLHQEEVDMGMECNRLLPQQGLANGYHFCPSDSEHHEQMFESVDDSSLQLLGSSRHLDGQQESTPDGDGAGEELSQKLASFPAVVSLEDEGIFTTSSSTAATPQSQDAVQEASVPPSEATG